A genomic segment from Castor canadensis chromosome 1, mCasCan1.hap1v2, whole genome shotgun sequence encodes:
- the LOC109677134 gene encoding olfactory receptor 5J3-like produces MAEENFTVVTEFILLGLTEHTDLKVVLFVLFLVIYTVTLRGNLGMILLIQITPKLHTPMYFFLSCLSLVDACYSSVIAPKMLTNFLVERATISFSGCIVQHLFFGVLITTEVFLLSVMAYDCYVAIVNPLLYNSAISKRKCVVLVIGSCVGGMINSLTHTVSLGRLSFCGPNIVGHFFCDVPPLLKLSCSDTSMNELLLLIFSGVIAIATFLIVTISYIFIAVAILRIRSASGRQKAFSTCASHLTPVTIFCGTLSFNYIQPSSQYSAEKEKVVSVFYRLVIPMLNPMIYSLRNKEVKNAAKRALEMKHFFMLISSH; encoded by the coding sequence ATGGCTGAAGAAAATTTTACAGTTGTTACCGAGTTTATTCTTTTGGGATTGACAGAACATACTGATCTGAAGGTTGTGCTCTTTGTGTTATTCCTAGTGATTTACACAGTTACCTTGAGAGGGAATCTGGGCATGATTCTCTTAATCCAAATCACCCCAAAGCttcacacacccatgtactttttcctcagctGCCTTTCACTTGTGGATGCCTGCTATTCATCAGTCATTGCACCAAAAATGCTGACCAACTTCTTGGTGGAAAGAGCAACCATCTCCTTCTCTGGCTGCATAGTACagcatttgttttttggggtGCTCATTACCACAGAAGTCTTCTTGCTCTCAGTGATGGCTTATGACTGTTATGTGGCCATTGTCAACCCTTTGCTTTACAATTCAGCCATATCTAAGAGAAAGTGTGTAGTGCTAGTCATTGGGTCATGCGTAGGTGGAATGATTAACTCACTGACACACACAGTAAGTTTGGGGAGACTGTCCTTTTGTGGGCCTAATATTGTGGGTCATTTCTTCTGTGATGTTCCACCATTGCTAAAATTATCTTGTTCTGATACCTCCATGAATGAGTTGTTGCTTTTAATCTTCTCTGGAGTCATTGCCATAGCCACTTTCTTGATTGTAACTATTTCCTACATATTCATTGCTGTTGCAATTTTGAGAATCCGCTCTGCTTCAGGCAGACAGaaggccttctccacctgtgcctcTCATCTGACTCCAGTGACCATATTCTGTGGTACATTAAGTTTTAATTACATTCAGCCAAGCTCCCAGTATtctgcagagaaagagaaagtggtTTCTGTGTTCTATAGACTAGTGATTCCCATGTTAAACCCTATGATTTACAGTCTCAGGAATAAAGAGGTAAAAAATGCTGCAAAAAGGGCCttagaaatgaaacatttttttatgttaatttcaAGTCATTAG